In Helianthus annuus cultivar XRQ/B chromosome 8, HanXRQr2.0-SUNRISE, whole genome shotgun sequence, a single genomic region encodes these proteins:
- the LOC110873555 gene encoding uncharacterized protein LOC110873555 isoform X12, whose amino-acid sequence MAKALEVIQFLKDKYHEGTCNVGDDGKLQAEGDSSEFWVIFGGFAPIGKRVLSDDDVIPKRTPGKLYSIFQFSSQDKSTNHSPSQSRWFNSCCNPSTYKFTRPKCDCHNFHQSWIVFRLPVFLCLLQVLHYSFLRRRPKFFHLPLILQTCHQALAVPWQQHQRHLKRAKTTCMSQTHVSPNRWRLMHQHRLQLLPKAHRLVQASDQCLHQQHQLQTSCIVHRQLCCYLIIQSATRGGEQNFNNIFFAHVRFREVRMYLTLCELRKIKRLKV is encoded by the exons ATGGCTAAGGCTTTGGAAGTTATACAGTTCTTGAAGGATAAATATCATGAGGGGACATGCAATGTTGGGG ACGATGGAAAACTACAAGCCGAGGGAGACTCGAGTGAATTTTGGGTTATTTTTGGCGGGTTTGCTCCTATTGGCAAAAGGGTTCTAAGTGATGATGATGTCATCCCCAAAAGGACGCCTGGCAAACTTTATAG CATATTTCAGTTCTCAAGTCAAGACAAATCAACCAACCACTCACCAAGCCAGTCAAGGTGGTTCAACTCCTGCTGCAACCCATCAACCTATAAATTTACAAGACCCAAATGTGATTGTCACAATTTTCATCAATCATGGATCGTTTTTCGG CTACCGGTGTTCCTCTGCCTCCTGCAG GTCCTGCATTATTCGTTCCTCCGCCGCCGCCCAAAGTTCTTCCACCTGCCGCTGATTCTCCAGACCTGCCACCAAGCCCTAGCG GTTCCATGGCAGCAACACCAACGCCATCTGAAAAGAGCCAAGACGACTTGCATGAGCCAGACCCACGTGAGTCCAAACCGGTGGCGCCTGATGCATCAGCACCGACTCCAACTGCTCCCCAAGGCCCACCGGTTGGTTCAGGCATCAGACCAGTGCTTACACCAGCAACATCAACTTCAAACCAGTTGCATTGTTCACCGCCAATTGTGTTGCTACTTGATAATACAAT CTGCTACAAGGGGAGGGGAGCAGAATTTTAACAACATTTTTTTTGCACATGTAAGATTTAGAGAAGTGAGGATGTACTTGACTCTATGTGAACTCAGGAAGATAAAAAGATTAAAAGTTTGA